GAACGCGGCGCCCGCGGATACGCCGACAAGGCCGTCGTCGGTCGTGACGCGGATCAGCGTGAAGCGGTTGTGCGTCTGCGCGTAACCGGGAATCCAGGACGGATAAAACGGCGCGGAAAGTTTCGCGTCGACGTGAAACAGCTCGATGCGGGAAACGCGCGGCATGCCGGCCCCCTTGTGCGCTATTCGCCGATGATCTTGATGAGCGCCCGCTTTTTGCGGCGCCCGTCGAATTCGAAATAGAAAATCTGTTCCCACGGGCCAAAGTCCAGGCGCCCGTCCGTGATCGCGACGATGACCTCGCGCCCCATCACCTGCCGTTTCAGGTGCGCGTCGCCGTTGTCCTCGCCCGTGCGGTTGTGGAGATATTGATCGGTCGGCGCGTGCGGCGCGAGCTTTTCGAGCCAGCGGTCGTAGTCCTTGTGGAGGCCCGACTCGTCGTCGTTGATGAAGACGCTCGCTGTGATGTGCATGGCGTTGACGAGCGCGAGCCCGTTTTTCACGCCGCTCTTGCGGACGGCGTCCTCCACGTCGGGCGTGATGTTTTTCAGCCCTCGCCGC
The nucleotide sequence above comes from bacterium. Encoded proteins:
- a CDS encoding secondary thiamine-phosphate synthase enzyme YjbQ, whose amino-acid sequence is MKHLRQELWFNFPERRGLKNITPDVEDAVRKSGVKNGLALVNAMHITASVFINDDESGLHKDYDRWLEKLAPHAPTDQYLHNRTGEDNGDAHLKRQVMGREVIVAITDGRLDFGPWEQIFYFEFDGRRKKRALIKIIGE